The genomic stretch GTTTGGTAAGTCGTAAAGCATATCGTTTTTTTTTTACAAAATTAAGAAAACTAAAATGAATACTTTCCCTTCCACAGGCTATTCTGCTTCAGTAGTAACTCTTTTTCCTTGCTATTATTCCCAGGGTTGTAGAATACCGTTCGAGATATCTTCTCTGGAAGATACTCTTGATCAGCAAAATTGCCATCAAAACTATGTGCGTATTGGTATTCTTTACCGTAGCCAATATCTTTCATTAACTTTGTTGGAGCGTTTCTTAAGTGGAGTGGCACAGGTAAATTTCCAGTTTCACCAACTTTTTGAAGCGCAGCATCTATAGCTATGTAGCTGGAGTTGCTCTTCGGGCTAGTGGCAAGATAAATTGCAACTTCCGAAAGAATAATTCGAGATTCGGGCATTCCAATTACATTAACAGCCTGAAATCCATTAGTTGCCAGAAGAAGCGCGTTAGGATTCGCTAATCCAATATCTTCTGAAGCCGATATTATGAGCCTTCGTGCAATGAATTTTGGATCTTCTCCGCCTTCAATCATTCGTGCCAACCAGTATACGGCTGCCTGAGGATCGCTGCCGCGAATAGATTTGATTAGTGCACTGGCAATATCGTAATGTTGCTCGCCATTCTTATCATAAAGAGCAATATTCTCTTGAAGGCGACTAGTTACGATAAGGTTGGACACGATTATGGTCTCTTCCTCGGAAGCTCCAACAACAATTTCAAGGATATTCAGGAGTTTTCGTGCATCGCCTCCTGCAAATCGAAGTATTGCATCGGTTTCTTCAATAATAACTGTCTTTTGCTTAAGGAAAAGGTCTGTGGTAAGCGCTCTTTCGAGCAATTTGAGCATGTCCGCATCTTCCAGCGACTTGAGTATAAATACCTGACATCGTGATAATAGTGGCGATATTACCTCAAACGATGGATTCTCTGTGGTGGCTCCAATTAGAGTAACAATTCCTTGTTCAACTGCACTTAATAGGGAATCTTGTTGGGCTTTATTAAAACGATGGATTTCATCGATAAATAGAATTGGTGGTGCTGAGTTGAAAAATTGCAGTTTTTTTGCTTTCTCGAAGACCTCTCTTACCTCTTTTACTCCAGAATTAATAGCATTTAGGACAAAAATATTGCGGTTCAGCTCGTGGGCTACTAATTTTGCCAACGTAGTTTTACCAACACCTGGAGGCCCCCAAAGCAAGAATGAGGGAAGGTTTCCCGATTCAATTGCTCGGCGAAGAATGGCACCTTTACCCACAAGATGCGCTTGGCCG from Williamwhitmania taraxaci encodes the following:
- a CDS encoding replication-associated recombination protein A, whose translation is MDNQTPLAERLRPTKIEDYLGQAHLVGKGAILRRAIESGNLPSFLLWGPPGVGKTTLAKLVAHELNRNIFVLNAINSGVKEVREVFEKAKKLQFFNSAPPILFIDEIHRFNKAQQDSLLSAVEQGIVTLIGATTENPSFEVISPLLSRCQVFILKSLEDADMLKLLERALTTDLFLKQKTVIIEETDAILRFAGGDARKLLNILEIVVGASEEETIIVSNLIVTSRLQENIALYDKNGEQHYDIASALIKSIRGSDPQAAVYWLARMIEGGEDPKFIARRLIISASEDIGLANPNALLLATNGFQAVNVIGMPESRIILSEVAIYLATSPKSNSSYIAIDAALQKVGETGNLPVPLHLRNAPTKLMKDIGYGKEYQYAHSFDGNFADQEYLPEKISRTVFYNPGNNSKEKELLLKQNSLWKGKYSF